Proteins encoded together in one Coffea arabica cultivar ET-39 chromosome 2c, Coffea Arabica ET-39 HiFi, whole genome shotgun sequence window:
- the LOC113726802 gene encoding auxin-responsive protein SAUR36-like: protein MGKIRGFLLRHRVNTIFRSVFRRHSSPMRYHRLDPHPFYRANAISRLISWTHNLRSKAKDICCGSSKNLVPGRTMIRGCMQSGQEPVGAKPQPVEVPKGHMAIYVGQKGGDFQRVLVPVIYFNHPLFGQLLRGAEEEFGYNHPGAITIPCRISEFEHVQTRIKQGRSTWKLLTWKRQA, encoded by the coding sequence ATGGGCAAGATCAGAGGTTTCTTGCTAAGACACCGGGTCAACACAATTTTCCGGTCTGTTTTCCGCCGACACAGTTCGCCGATGAGGTATCACCGGCTGGACCCGCATCCATTTTATCGGGCTAACGCCATTTCCAGACTGATCAGCTGGACCCACAATCTGAGGTCCAAAGCCAAAGACATCTGCTGCGGCTCCTCCAAGAATTTAGTCCCGGGCCGGACCATGATCCGTGGCTGCATGCAAAGCGGGCAAGAACCGGTTGGAGCAAAGCCACAGCCGGTGGAGGTGCCGAAAGGCCATATGGCGATCTATGTGGGCCAGAAAGGTGGTGATTTTCAAAGGGTTTTGGTGCCTGTGATTTACTTTAATCACCCTTTGTTTGGTCAGCTGCTGAGGGGGGCCGAGGAGGAATTCGGGTATAATCATCCGGGTGCTATTACTATTCCTTGTCGGATCTCGGAGTTTGAGCATGTTCAGACCCGGATCAAGCAGGGCCGGAGTACCTGGAAATTGTTGACCTGGAAGCGGCAAGCTTGA